The DNA window AGGAAGGCCGCCGCGCGCAGTTCGGCGGCCGGGTCGACGGCGTCGAGGTGCGCGGTGACGGTGGCCGGGTCGAGGTCGGTGACGCTCGTGCCGGGGCGTATCTCCGGCAACCGGTGCACGAGGTCGCGGTCGTACGTGTACCCGCCGTTGACGACGCCGAGGCCGGCGGCGGAGGCGATGGGGGCGACCTGGCGGAACTCCTCGACGCTGCGCGCGACCAGGAGGGTGGGGTGCGCCCGGGCGAACTCCTCCAGCGTGACGTTGCCGTCGGTGGTCTCGAACGGCAGCCACGGCAGCACGATGCGCAGCAGCTCGTCGTCGTAGCGGGCGAGGGCCTTGACCGCGAGGTGGTGCGTGTCGATGAAGCGGTGCAGCAGGGACGGGTCGCTGGCGGCGAGGCCGGTGAGCCAGTCGCGGATGCGCTCGCCGAGGGCGTCCCGTACGGCGGACAGGGTGCCGTCCTCGTACAGCGCCTCCCGGGAGGCGGTCGGCCGCAGGCTGGTGGTGTCGACCACGCAGCGCACGAAGAAGGCCCATTCGGGGAGGAGTTCGGGCGCCTGGTCGGTGAGCAGCATGCCCTTGAGGTGCACACGGTGTCCCGCGCGCTGGGCCGGGCTCACGGCCGTGGGCAGGACGTAGGCGACGCCGCGCAGTCCGGCGGCGGGGAGGTCGAGCTCGATGGTGTCGAGCGGGGTGAAGTCGAAGAGCCGGCGGCAGTAGGCGGTCAGCGCCTCGCGGCGGGCCAGGGGGGAGCGGTGGGTCTGCTCCCACGGGGGCGTGTCGTTGATCCGGTGGGTCTCGCCCCGCGGTCCGACGACGGTGACCTCGTGCCGCAGGAGACCGCCGTAGTGCCGGGCCAGGGACACGACCTGCTCCGGCTTCGTCCACTCGGCGTTGTCGGCGCGGGGGGTGAGCCGCACGGTGGTGCCCGGCTCGGGGTGGGCCGAGACGGGCAGGGTGCGGATGGTGTAGCGGCCGTCGGAGTGGCCGCGCCATTCGACGGCGGGCGCCGACGGGTCGGCCGCGGACCGGCTGAGCACCGTGATCTCGTCGGCGACGACGAAGCAGGCGAGCAGTCCGATGCCGAACTGGCCGATGAACTCCCCGCGGGCGGCGTCGAGTCCGGCGCCGTCCAGGATGCCGTCCGCGGTCCGCTTGGAGCTGCGGCCGATGGTGGCGAGGAACCGGTGCACGTCGGCTTCGGTCAGACCGACGCCGGTGTCCGTGACGGTGAGGGTGTCACCGGTGCGTACCGTGATGCCGGCGGGCGCACCGGGATCGGCCGCCTGACGTGCGGTGATGGCGTCGACGGCGTTCTGCAGGAGCTCGCGCAGGTAGACGCGGGGGCTCGAGTACAGGTGGTGGGAGAGCAGGTCGACCAGGCCGCGCAAGTCGACCTGGAAGGTGTGGGCGGTTTCGGAGTGGGGCACCTGGCACAGTCTTTCGGTGGGCGCGCCGGCGCCGCGGGCGGCGTCGGCGGGAAGGCTGACGGGAGGGGTACGGGGTACGACGGGGAACGGTCGGACCGGTGCCTGCCGGAGGGCGGACGCGCAAGGACGCGGGCGGCTCGGGAGCAGTACCCGGCGCGCACGGCCTCGGCCGGGCGCCCGGCGTCGGACCGGCGGCTGCCGCCGAGGGAGGCGGTGGCGCGGCCGGCCGCCCGCCCCGCGTGGGTGATCCCGGCTCAGCGTCCGGTCGACGAACGCTGCTTCCGGTAGGCCGCGGCGGGGTCGGATCCGTTCATGTAGTACCAGGGGAACTTGGTGACGCGGCCCTCGGTCGCCTGGAAGCACTCCCGCGCGGCGTCCCGGTCCCCGGCCAGGGAGAAGGCCATGGCGAAGGTGTTGAGGACCTGGATCCATGCTCCGCTCCGGACGAACTCCGGGTGCCGGAACGAGTGGGCGGCCGCCTCCCGGAGGGATTGCGCCACCTCGGGCCGGTGCATGTACGCGGCGTCCGCGCCCGCGTCCAGGGAGAGCCACTCCTCCAGGTGCGCGACCGCGACGAGCTGGCCCAGGAGCGTGCCGCCAGGTGCGCCGAACGCGGACGTACGGGCGAAGGCGTGCATCTCCTCATGCGATCCACCCCATTTGTCGCACACCTGCTGCAACTGCTGCTGGTGGGCTCCCAGGTGGTGCGGGTCGCGGCGCACGGTGGCCTCGAACCGGCGTCGCGCCGTGGCCTGGCCGACCTCCAGTCCGCGGCCGGTGATCTGGAGGCCGTACCAGGGTGAGCTCCACCGCGGTTCGCGCTCCGCCACCTCGTACAGCCACTGCTCGGCCGTGTGCAGCCGTGCGTGGAAGACCTCGAACTGCTCGCGGGAGACATCCTTCGCCCGGGCGCCGGTGCGCGCTTCCCACGCCCAGCCGATGTGGCGGATACCGGCCACGAGCCGGGGCAGCGGCGCCTCGGGTTCCGCTTCGAGGACTCCGGCGATCCAGCGCTCCACGCCCGCGGTCTCACCGACGGCCCACAGCAGTTCGGTCCGGTCCTCGCTCTCGGGACGCGCTTCGAGCACCTCCCGAACCGTGGCCCAGTCCCCCGCCGAGGCGGCGTCCCGCACGCGCCGCACACCGGGGTCTCCGGAGTCCTCCTGCACGCGTGCGACGGGCCGGCCTGCCCACTTCCCCAGCGTGAGCCCCCATTGACGGAGCAACGCCATGTCCCCACCCCTTGCCGAGTCCGAACGGGGAGGCAATGGATCACCCCCTCGTGAAGGTAGTGACTATCACGCGTGACCGAAAATCGCACACCCATTGGCGTTGCGCATCCCCATGCGAACGGGCGGTGGGAGCAGCTGTTACAGAGCCCCGGACCCATTCGGAGCACACCCCGCAGACCGACGCGCACGGCCGGGCCCGATGGCCGAAACCCCCCTGTCTCGATATTGCACCCGTCGGCCGCGCCCCCCGCGCGAATCTCCGTCAACACGGCATTGACATATGCCCCTTACACGGGAGAGTTACTGACATGTCCGCATTGAGCAACACGAGTCCTGAGTTGTGGCGTTTGAAAGCGGATGGGGCCAGAGTGTGGCTCGCCGGCAGGACGCCGGAAACCGCACGAAACCCGGGCCGGCCCGCATCACGCCGGACCGGGCTGACTTTCCGAAGGAGTCGTCTCCATGTCCGCTTCTCCCGCCACCCGCCGCCTTCTCGCCGCGGTCCTGGCCGCCGGCACGCTGGTCGGCGCGGCCGCCCTCCCGGCCGCCGCCCACGACGACGACCGGCGCGACCACCGGGGCCGGCACTCCTCGATCGTCATCGGCGAGGTACAGCACGACACCCGCGGCCGCGACAACCGCGCCCTGAACCGCGAATGGGTCGAGGTGGAGAACACCGGCCGGCACTCCGTGGACCTGCGCGGCTTCACCCTCACCGACAGCGACGGCAACCGCTACCGCTTCCAGGGCTTCCGTCTCGACGGCCGTTCCAGCGTCAGGGTCCACACCGGCTACGGGAACAACACCCGCCGCGACGTCTACCAGGACCGCCGCCACCAGATCTGGGACGAGCGGGACACCGCCACCCTCCGCGACGACCGCGGTCGCGTCGTCGACACCGAGTCGTGGGGCCGGCGCGGTCACCACGACAACCGCCGCCAGTAGCCGGCCCCCTCACCCGCGGCAGCCACGCAGGTGAGCCGCCCCCGCTCCCGTACGGCGTGCCGCCGCGGCGAGTCGCCGTGGCACGCCGCCGGGAGCGGCAAGGGGCCGTGTCGTGCTGCGCACACGGCCCGACGGCCGTAGGCGGGACCGGCCCGGACCTGTGGGCCGGTCTGCCGGACGACGAAAGGCACTGCATGTTTCGTTTCCACCACAGCCGGCGAACCGGAAGCACTCTTACGGCACTGCTGTGTGCCGTGTTCCTGTCCCAGGCGATACTGACCGCCCCCCTTGCCGATGCGGCCGCGCCCTGGAAGCCCCGCGTCGACTGGGACGCGATCGCCCAGTGCGAGTCCGGTGGCGACTGGCGCGCCAACACGGGCAACGGGCACTACGGCGGACTCCAGTTCAGCCGGTCGAGCTGGAAGGCCGCGGGCGGCCGGAAGTACGCCGCCCGGGCCGACCTGGCCACGAAGTCGGAGCAGATCGCCACCGCCAAGCGGCTTGCCGCGCTGCAGGGCATGGGCGCTTGGACCTGCGCCCGCAGATAGCAAGCCCACCGGCCTCGCGCCTGCCCCGTCAGCGCGGCGGGGACCAGAGGGCCACCAGACTGCCGTGGCCCGGCGCGAGGCCGTCCCACCGGTCCGGGAGGTCCACCACGACGACGCCCGAGGTGGGAAACCCCTCCCGGAGCCGTTCCAGCAGCTCCGCCGGGCCGCTTCCGCACAGGGCCGTGGCCAGCTCGTGGATGCCGGAGTTGTGGCCGACCAGGAGGACACCGCCGAGGTTCCCGCCCCGCGCGGCGAGCACCTCGACCAGGGTGCTCGGAGTCGCGTTGTAGAGCCGGTCGTCGTACACCGTCGGGGGCGGACTCGTCAGGGCGGGGAGCATGAGCTCCCAGGTCTGCCGCGTCCTGCGCGACGGGGAGCACAGGGCCAGGTCGGCGCTGTACCCGGACTCGGCCAGCCAGCGCCCCGCCCCCGGGGCGTTCCTGCGGCCACGGTCGCTCAGGGCGCGGTCGAAGTCCTCCGTCTGCCCCTTGGGCACGGCCTTCGCGTGCCGGACCAGCAGCAGTCGGCGACCGTCTCCACCTGCGCGGGCCGCGGGTTCCACGGGCATGGTCGTCTCCTTCGCCGCGGGGCTGGTACAAGGCCATGGTGCGGCCGCCACCTGACGTACGCACGTGCGAGCGCCGGGACGGAGGTCCGCACCAGCCGCTCGGGCCCTTCCCCGTCGTCTCCCCCGCCGGGGGCCGGGGCCCGAGCGCCCCCGGCCGCGGGCCAGGGACGCGGCCGGGGCGGGCCGCCGCGTCCTTGGCCCGCTCCGGGGTGTCGGCGGGTGCGGTTCACGACCGTGCTTCCCAAAGGCGGCTGTTCGCGCGGCTCCGCGGGAGGGGAGTGCTGCCGATCAGGCCGGGGCCGTGATCCGGCGTACGGATTCCACCACCGCCGCGCGGTGGCGGGCGATCCCCTCGGCTGCCCAGCCGTTGTCCGTCTCACCATCCGCCGGAGCGCCCACCGCACCGAACCACGCCTGCGACAGGGCCATCACCAGCGTCAGCACGTCGCCGGCGTCCATCCCGGCGTCGATCCGGCCCGCCTCCTGCGCCTGCCGCACCGCCGCGATCTTGCCCGCGTACGACGCCGCCTCCGTGCCAGTCGTCTCCGGACGCTCCAGCTGCTTCCAGAGCACCAGACGCATCAGGGACGGCCGCTCGATGAGGTGGTCGAAGACGGCGCCCGCGTAGCCGGGCAGGTCGTCGGGATCGAACGGCACGGATTCCGAGCCCGTCTCCAGCGCCCGCTGGAGCACGGCGTCGAAGAGCTGTTCCTTGTTGCCGTAGTACACGTAGATGAGCCGCTTGTTCGCCTGTGCCGCCTCGGCGATGCGGTCGACCCGCGCGCCGGCGATGCCGTGCGTCGCGAACTCGGAGAAGGCCGCGTCGAGCAGACGCGCCTTGGTCGCGCTGGAATCCCGTGCCATGCCCCGAGCCTAGCAAGTAACTATCTGGTTATTGACAAGCGGCCCACACCCGCCGCATGCTCTATCTATCCAGTTAGTTACTTACCGGGAGATCACGATGGACATCCGCACACTGGGCGGTCAGGGACTGAAGGTCGGCGCCGAGGGACTCGGCCTGATGGGCATGAGCGCCCACTACGGCGCCACGGACGAGACGGAATCGCTCGCCACGATCGACCGGGCCCTGGAGCTCGGCGTCACCCTCCTCGACACCGCCGAGGGCTACGGCCCCTTCCACAACGAACAGCTGCTCGGCAAGGCCCTGGCCGGCCGCCGGGAAGCCGCCGTGATCGCCACCAAGACCGGCGTGGAGTTCACGGACGAGGGCGCCTTCCTCGGCCACAACGCGACCCCGGAGTACATCCGCCACTCGCTCGACCGCTCCCTGCGCCACCTGGGCACGGACCACGTCGACCTCTACTACCTGCACCGGATCGACCCGGGCGTGCCCGTCGAGGAGAGCGTGGGCGCCCTGGCGGAGCTCGTCGCCGCCGGGAAGGTCCGCCACATCGGACTGTGCGAGGTCTCGC is part of the Streptomyces subrutilus genome and encodes:
- a CDS encoding SixA phosphatase family protein, coding for MPVEPAARAGGDGRRLLLVRHAKAVPKGQTEDFDRALSDRGRRNAPGAGRWLAESGYSADLALCSPSRRTRQTWELMLPALTSPPPTVYDDRLYNATPSTLVEVLAARGGNLGGVLLVGHNSGIHELATALCGSGPAELLERLREGFPTSGVVVVDLPDRWDGLAPGHGSLVALWSPPR
- a CDS encoding TetR family transcriptional regulator, with amino-acid sequence MARDSSATKARLLDAAFSEFATHGIAGARVDRIAEAAQANKRLIYVYYGNKEQLFDAVLQRALETGSESVPFDPDDLPGYAGAVFDHLIERPSLMRLVLWKQLERPETTGTEAASYAGKIAAVRQAQEAGRIDAGMDAGDVLTLVMALSQAWFGAVGAPADGETDNGWAAEGIARHRAAVVESVRRITAPA
- a CDS encoding transglycosylase family protein, giving the protein MFLSQAILTAPLADAAAPWKPRVDWDAIAQCESGGDWRANTGNGHYGGLQFSRSSWKAAGGRKYAARADLATKSEQIATAKRLAALQGMGAWTCARR
- a CDS encoding HSP90 family protein; amino-acid sequence: MPHSETAHTFQVDLRGLVDLLSHHLYSSPRVYLRELLQNAVDAITARQAADPGAPAGITVRTGDTLTVTDTGVGLTEADVHRFLATIGRSSKRTADGILDGAGLDAARGEFIGQFGIGLLACFVVADEITVLSRSAADPSAPAVEWRGHSDGRYTIRTLPVSAHPEPGTTVRLTPRADNAEWTKPEQVVSLARHYGGLLRHEVTVVGPRGETHRINDTPPWEQTHRSPLARREALTAYCRRLFDFTPLDTIELDLPAAGLRGVAYVLPTAVSPAQRAGHRVHLKGMLLTDQAPELLPEWAFFVRCVVDTTSLRPTASREALYEDGTLSAVRDALGERIRDWLTGLAASDPSLLHRFIDTHHLAVKALARYDDELLRIVLPWLPFETTDGNVTLEEFARAHPTLLVARSVEEFRQVAPIASAAGLGVVNGGYTYDRDLVHRLPEIRPGTSVTDLDPATVTAHLDAVDPAAELRAAAFLAVARETIGVHDCDVVLRDFQPLTAPALLLDNREARHERTRSSLAADSDGLWADILGSLRHETPRAQLVLNHLNPLVRQAITITERGLAVTTAEALYGQALLLSRRPLRAGESALLNRAFIGLLTHAMHHPGTGAPGSDPRKEL
- a CDS encoding lamin tail domain-containing protein, translated to MSASPATRRLLAAVLAAGTLVGAAALPAAAHDDDRRDHRGRHSSIVIGEVQHDTRGRDNRALNREWVEVENTGRHSVDLRGFTLTDSDGNRYRFQGFRLDGRSSVRVHTGYGNNTRRDVYQDRRHQIWDERDTATLRDDRGRVVDTESWGRRGHHDNRRQ